In one window of Nicotiana tabacum cultivar K326 chromosome 12, ASM71507v2, whole genome shotgun sequence DNA:
- the LOC107766055 gene encoding uncharacterized protein LOC107766055, whose amino-acid sequence MNLSALHEKVFHICFYVTRQKRRKLLIIYQAEMEKIQSTQESEHDSQSVDAFASVMRAEHPGRVRLYGLGVTKTVLKRKMKDFGPSLNDTEDKMQQKMEEMEERWRKW is encoded by the exons ATGAACTTGTCAGCTTTACATGAAAaagtttttcatatttgtttttatGTAACCAGGCAAAAAAGAAGGAAACTTCTGATAATCTATCAA GCTGAAATGGAGAAAATACAATCAACTCAGGAAAGTGAACATGACAGTCAATCTGTAGACGCATTTGCATCAGTAATGAGAGCCGAGCATCCAGGTCGTGTAAGATTGTATGGACTTGGGGTTACCAAGACCGTcttaaaaaggaaaatgaaagattttgGACCCTCATTAAATGATACAGAGGACAAGATGCAACAGAAAATGGAGGAAATGGAAGAGAG GTGGAGAAAATGGTGA